One Alnus glutinosa chromosome 3, dhAlnGlut1.1, whole genome shotgun sequence genomic region harbors:
- the LOC133863480 gene encoding pentatricopeptide repeat-containing protein At2g16880, producing MINPISTASQLQLLQTLTKILTSSNTPLDSLTPYVPHLTQPILNSLLSSKTIASRPNTLLSFFRFLQSHSPSLADSPHTLLFLLPSLFAHNKFSDAKSLLVSFIASDRQHQLHRLILHPARTLPRLSRALLDTSIGAYVQRKQPHLAAQIFNKMKRLRVRPNLLTCNTLLNALVRHPSSYSISLCKDIFQDAVKLGVNLNTNSFNILIYGYCLENKFKEALELVCKMGEFGCSPDNVSYNTILYAFCTKGRLNEARDLLLDMKNRGLLPNRNTYNILVCGYCKLGWLKEAAKVMELMTRDNRLPDVWTYNMLVWGLCKEGRIEEALRLRDEMENLKLLPDVVTYNTLIDGCSEWQGSLDASKLIEEMGERGVKPNTVTHNIMIKWFCKEGKMDEASDAVRKMEESGVSPDCVTYNTLIDGYCKAGNMGKAFGMMDQMGRKGLKMDSVTLNTILNTLCGEKKLDEAYELLTNASKRGYILDEVSYGTLMMGYIKDEKPEKAFEVWDAMKKKGILPSIVTYNTIIRGLCLSKKTDQAIEKLNELLESGFVPNEITYNTIIQGFCREGDIEKAFQFHNKMVENSFKPNVFTCNILLRGLCREGMLEKALKLFNTWISKAKATDAVTYNTLISSLCKEGRLGDAFDLLTEMEERKLGPDQYTYNSILGALTDAGRIEEAEEFMSKMAEIGKLPYQPSQMGKRQDVVTHETLEESDSSSTAYSEQISELCSQGKYKDAMRIYEEFTQKGVTVNKSTFFHLMDGLIKRRKSISKAARL from the coding sequence ATGATCAACCCAATCTCAACGGCAAGCCAACTTCAACTCCTCCAAACCCTTACGAAAATCCTGACCTCCTCGAACACCCCACTCGATTCCTTGACCCCGTACGTTCCACACCTGACCCAACCCATCCTCAACTCTCTCCTCTCCTCCAAAACCATAGCCTCACGCCCCAACACCCTCCTCTCCTTCTTCAGGTTCCTCCAGTCCCACTCTCCTTCCCTCGCTGACTCCCCTCACaccctcctcttcctcctccccTCCCTCTTCGCGCACAACAAGTTCTCCGACGCCAAGTCCCTCCTCGTCTCCTTCATCGCCTCCGATCGCCAACACCAGCTCCACCGCCTCATCCTCCACCCCGCTCGCACGCTCCCCAGGCTCTCCCGAGCGCTTCTCGACACTTCCATTGGCGCCTATGTTCAGCGGAAGCAACCCCACCTCGCCGCCCAGATTTTCAATAAGATGAAGCGGCTGCGAGTTCGCCCCAATTTGCTCACTTGCAACACTCTCCTCAATGCCCTGGTAAGACACCCGTCTTCGTACTCCATCTCGTTGTGTAAGGACATCTTTCAGGATGCGGTTAAGCTAGGTGTCAATTTGAATACcaatagttttaatattttgatatatGGGTACTGTTTGGAGAATAAGTTTAAGGAGGCTTTGGAGTTGGTGTGTAAGATGGGTGAGTTTGGATGTTCGCCGGATAATGTGAGTTATAATACGATATTGTACGCGTTTTGTACAAAGGGGAGGTTGAATGAGGCGAGGGATTTGTTGCTGGATATGAAGAATAGAGGGTTGTTACCGAATCGGAACACTTATAATATATTGGTTTGTGGGTATTGTAAATTGGGATGGTTGAAGGAGGCGGCAAAGGTGATGGAGTTGATGACGCGGGATAACAGGTTGCCGGATGTCTGGACTTATAACATGTTGGTTTGGGGGTTGTGTAAGGAGGGTAGGATTGAAGAAGCTTTGAGGCTGAGAGATGAGATGGAGAATTTGAAGTTGTTGCCGGATGTAGTCACGTATAACACGTTGATTGACGGGTGTTCTGAGTGGCAGGGAAGTTTGGATGCGTCTAAGTTAATTGAGGAAATGGGTGAGAGAGGAGTGAAGCCGAATACAGTTACTCACAATATAATGATTAAGTGGTTTTGTAAGGAAGGGAAAATGGATGAAGCGAGTGATGCTGttcggaagatggaagaaagTGGGGTTTCTCCCGATTGTGTTACCTACAATACTTTGATAGATGGGTATTGTAAAGCAGGGAACATGGGGAAAGCATTTGGAATGATGGATCAGATGGGTAGGAAAGGCTTGAAGATGGATAGTGTTACCCTTAATACCATTCTAAACACACTTTGTGGGGAGAAAAAGCTTGACGAAGCATATGAATTGCTTACTAATGCTAGTAAGCGTGGTTATATTCTTGATGAGGTAAGCTATGGAACTTTGATGATGGGATACATTAAGGATGAAAAGCCAGAAAAGGCCTTCGAGGTTTGGGatgcaatgaagaagaaaggaatcCTTCCCAGTATTGTCACCTATAACACTATAATCAGAGGGCTATGCCTATCTAAAAAAACTGATCAAGCAATAGAGAAGTTGAATGAGCTTTTAGAGAGTGGTTTTGTCCCAAATGAAATTACATACAACACAATCATACAAGGTTTCTGCCGGGAGGGGGACATTGAGAAAGCATTTCAgttccacaacaaaatggttgAGAATTCATTTAAGCCAAATGTGTTTACATGTAATATTCTTCTCCGTGGGCTTTGTAGAGAGGGTATGCTAGAAAAGGCTCTTAAGCTTTTCAACACATGGATTTCGAAAGCAAAAGCCACTGATGCAGTTACTTACAACACATTGATATCAAGCCTATGCAAAGAAGGGAGATTAGGGGATGCTTTTGATCTTCTCACAGAAatggaagagagaaaattaggGCCTGACCAGTATACGTATAATTCCATTCTTGGTGCGCTTACAGATGCTGGTAGGATTGAGGAAGCAGAGGAGTTCATGTCAAAAATGGCTGAAATTGGAAAACTACCTTATCAGCCCTCACAAATGGGCAAGAGGCAAGATGTTGTAACTCATGAAACTCTGGAGGAATCTGATTCGAGTTCTACTGCTTATTCTGAACAGATCAGTGAGCTGTGTTCTCAAGGGAAATACAAGGATGCAATGCGCATTTATGAAGAATTTACTCAGAAAGGTGTCACTGTAAATAAATCAACCTTTTTTCATTTGATGGATGGGCTGATCAAGAGGAGAAAGAGCATATCAAAGGCTGCTCGACTTTAG
- the LOC133864393 gene encoding uncharacterized protein LOC133864393 gives MGGSEDSKPGPEVVELKPIEATPASFQEYGQVIEASPDGAEFGPQDAQLDLSRGIPRFYIMQLENRPLKFSTITHHASVSQCLGSVGGHAWYLGVAKPSIVDDSGEVKDDSGRNIVRSPCGHFYVPPVVEDVRVFRVVGSKFLKLNRGTWHAGPLFKADANHAMDFYNLELSNTNVVDHTTHSFIHKNGVIFSIND, from the exons ATGGGTGGCTCAGAAGACTCAAAGCCGGGGCCAGAGGTGGTAGAGCTGAAGCCAATCGAAGCGACTCCGGCGAGCTTCCAGGAGTACGGTCAAGTCATCGAGGCTTCCCCTGACGGCGCCGAGTTCGGACCTCAAGATGCTCAACTAGACCTCAGCCGTGGCATTCCCAG GTTTTACATTATGCAACTTGAAAACCGACCACTGAAGTTCTCTACAATCACACATCACGCAAGTGTGAGCCAATGCCTTGGTTCGGTCGGAGGTCATGCGTGGTATCTTGGGGTTGCTAAGCCGTCCATTGTGGACGACAGTGGAGAAGTTAAGGATGACAGTGGCAGGAACATTGTGCGGTCTCCTTGTGGGCATTTCTATGTGCCTCCTGTTGTTGAGGATGTCCGAGTTTTCAGAGTTGTGGGCTCCAAATTCCTCAAGCTGAATCGAGGGACATGGCATGCCGGGCCGCTGTTCAAGGCTGATGCCAATCATGCCATGGACTTCTACAATTTAGAATTGAGCAACACCAAT GTGGTTGATCACACGACACACAGCTTCATCCACAAGAATGGAGTGATCTTTTCGATCAATGACTAG
- the LOC133862332 gene encoding uncharacterized protein LOC133862332, which translates to MAGDLTQIDSKIGPQVGVEGQVMKAEHVGLHGGQDMEVEEDIIDTEQAKADEEKFVDTKQSKADEEKFVEQAALNQRSIVELHQANYQLPLNSNIEVSRSVESEECLEKSMVGDLAQIDSKIGPQVGVEGQVMKVEHVGLHGGQDMEVEEDIIDTEQAKADEEKFVDTEQSKADEENFVEQAALNQRSIGELHQANYQLPLNSNIEVSGLVESEECLEKSMAGDLTQNDSKIGPQVGVEGQVMKAEHVGLHGGQDLEVEEDITDIEQSKADEEKFVERATLNHGNVVDVHQAIYHSKAKHVGLHGGQDMEVEEDIIDTEQSTADEEKFVDTEQSKADEENFVEQAALNQRSIVELHQANYQLPLNSNIEVSGSVESEECLEKSKAGDLTQIDSKIEPQVGVEGQVMKAEHVGLHGGQDMEVEEDITDTEQSKADEEKFVDTEQSKADEEKFVEQASLNQRSIVELHQANYQLPLNSNIEVSGSVESEECLEKSMASDLAQIDSKIGPQVGVEGQVMKAEYVGLHGGQDLEVEEDITDTEQSKADEEKFVERATLNHGNVVDVHQASYQLPPENEDEFSVSDLVWGKVRSHPWWPGQIFDPSDSSEKAMKHYKKDYFLVAYFGDRTFAWNEASQLKPFRTHFSHEEKQSNSETFQNAVDCALEEVSRRVEFGLACSCMPNDAYEDIKFQIVENAGIHQESSIREGVDGFASASSFEPDNLIEYVKALAQFPSGGGDRLELVIAKAQLLAFYRLKGYCSLPEFQGCGQLLESDTDTLVYEDREHSSEMYEHATTLYKDDELTSFKQEILKSQNNSTHKRKHNLKDDVYYKKKERRLSELMGGMIDSPDGDNLSDGKTTGVPVSLSAGKKRKSVDYHDDHVPQDGRKTISFAKVSSTTPPSFPKPSFKIGDCIRRVASQLTGSPAILKSNSERFQKLDGNNDIAAGDEADVSFQDSEDAQRGRMIVSTEYSSLEDLLSQLQIAAQDPMRGYGFLNVVVSFFSNFRNSEASRQYSERDFLAMDKVGGKRKKTPHPVAGSPETFEFEDMSDTYWTDRVIQNGSEEQPSRRSRKRDYQIVPVQLENSLQGSRRPYSRKRYSDGNHAVATEKPVGYVDENSPAEIVMNFSEVNSVPSETNLNKTFRRFGPLKESETEVDRDTSRARVVFKKSSDAEVAFSSAGRFNIFGPMLVNYQLSYTPSALFKASPMDTALDHEMQLDLAVLEVNLV; encoded by the coding sequence ATGGCTGGTGATCTCACTCAAATTGATTCAAAAATCGGACCACAGGTTGGAGTAGAAGGACAAGTAATGAAAGCTGAACATGTTGGTTTGCATGGGGGGCAGGACATGGAAGTTGAAGAAGACATTATTGATACTGAACAGGCAAAAGCCGATGAAGAGAAATTTGTTGATACTAAACAATCTAAAGCTGATGAAGAGAAATTTGTTGAACAGGCAGCCCTGAATCAAAGAAGCATAGTTGAATTGCATCAAGCTAATTATCAGCTGCCATTAAATTCCAACATTGAAGTATCAAGGTCAGTAGAGTCTGAAGAGTGCCTAGAGAAGAGCATGGTTGGTGATCTCGCTCAAATTGATTCAAAAATCGGACCACAGGTTGGAGTAGAAGGACAAGTAATGAAAGTTGAACATGTTGGTTTGCATGGAGGGCAGGACATGGAAGTTGAAGAAGACATTATTGATACTGAACAGGCAAAAGCAGATGAAGAGAAATTTGTTGATACTGAACAGTCTAAAGCTGATGAAGAGAACTTTGTTGAACAGGCAGCCCTGAATCAAAGAAGCATAGGTGAATTGCATCAAGCTAATTATCAGTTGCCATTGAATTCCAACATTGAAGTATCAGGATTAGTAGAGTCTGAAGAGTGCCTAGAGAAGAGCATGGCTGGTGATCTCACTCAAAATGATTCAAAAATCGGACCACAGGTTGGAGTAGAAGGTCAAGTAATGAAAGCTGAACATGTTGGGTTGCATGGAGGGCAGGACTTGGAAGTTGAAGAAGACATTACTGATATTGAACAGTCAAAAGCCGATGAAGAGAAATTTGTTGAACGGGCAACTCTGAATCATGGAAACGTAGTCGATgtgcatcaagcaatttatcaCTCAAAAGCTAAACATGTTGGTTTGCATGGGGGGCAGGACATGGAAGTTGAAGAAGACATTATTGATACTGAACAGTCAACAGCTGATGAAGAGAAATTTGTTGATACTGAACAGTCTAAAGCTGATGAAGAGAATTTTGTTGAACAGGCAGCCTTGAATCAAAGAAGCATAGTTGAATTGCATCAAGCTAATTATCAGCTGCCATTGAATTCCAACATTGAAGTATCAGGATCAGTAGAGTCTGAAGAGTGCCTAGAGAAGAGCAAGGCTGGTGATCTCACTCAAATTGATTCAAAAATCGAACCACAGGTTGGAGTAGAAGGACAAGTAATGAAAGCTGAACATGTTGGTTTGCACGGGGGGCAGGACATGGAAGTTGAAGAAGACATTACTGATACTGAACAGTCAAAAGCCGATGAAGAGAAATTTGTTGATACTGAACAGTCTAAAGCTGATGAAGAGAAATTTGTTGAACAGGCATCCTTGAATCAAAGAAGCATAGTTGAATTGCATCAAGCTAATTATCAGCTGCCATTGAATTCCAACATTGAAGTATCAGGATCAGTAGAGTCTGAAGAGTGCCTAGAGAAGAGCATGGCTAGTGATCTTGCTCAAATTGATTCAAAAATCGGACCACAGGTTGGAGTAGAAGGACAAGTAATGAAAGCTGAATATGTTGGTTTGCATGGAGGGCAGGACTTGGAAGTTGAAGAAGACATTACTGATACTGAACAGTCAAAAGCCGATGAAGAGAAATTTGTTGAACGGGCAACTCTGAATCATGGAAACGTAGTCGATGTGCATCAAGCTAGTTATCAGCTGCCACcagaaaatgaagatgaattCTCTGTATCAGATTTAGTATGGGGTAAAGTAAGGAGCCACCCATGGTGGCCTGGGCAGATATTTGATCCTTCGGATTCATCTGAGAAGGCAATGAAACATTATAAAAAGGACTATTTTTTGGTAGCATATTTTGGGGATCGAACGTTTGCCTGGAATGAAGCATCTCAGTTAAAGCCTTTTCGAACACATTTCTCCCATGAAGAGAAGCAGAGCAATTCAGAAACATTTCAGAATGCTGTCGATTGTGCTTTGGAAGAGGTCTCAAGACGAGTAGAGTTTGGCTTAGCATGCTCTTGCATGCCAAATGATGCCTATGAAGATATTAAATTCCAGATTGTTGAGAACGCTGGGATCCATCAAGAATCAAGTATAAGAGAAGGAGTGGATGGATTTGCTAGTGCTAGTTCCTTTGAACCTGATAATTTAATCGAATATGTGAAAGCTTTGGCACAGTTCCCATCTGGTGGGGGTGATCGCTTGGAGCTTGTGATAGCCAAGGCTCAGTTGCTGGCCTTTTATCGATTAAAGGGTTATTGTAGTTTGCCAGAATTCCAAGGTTGTGGACAGTTGTTGGAGAGTGACACAGACACTTTAGTTTATGAGGACAGAGAGCATTCAAGTGAAATGTATGAGCATGCCACTACTCTTTATAAGGATGATGAGTTAACTTCCTTTAAACAGGAGATTTTGAAAAGCCAGAACAACTCTACTCATAAACGTAAACATAATTTGAAAGATGATGtatattacaaaaagaaagaaagaagattgTCCGAATTAATGGGTGGGATGATAGATTCTCCCGATGGTGATAATTTGTCGGATGGGAAGACAACTGGTGTTCCGGTTTCATTATCCGCTGGCAAGAAACGAAAGTCTGTTGATTACCATGATGACCATGTGCCACAAGATGGAAGGAAGACCATTTCCTTTGCAAAAGTTTCTAGTACCACTCCACCTTCTTTCCCCAAGCCATCATTTAAAATTGGTGACTGTATACGGAGAGTTGCAAGCCAACTGACTGGGTCTCCTGCTATCTTGAAAAGTAATAGTGAGAGGTTCCAGAAGCTAGATGGAAACAATGACATAGCTGCTGGGGATGAAGCTGATGTTTCCTTCCAAGATTCTGAGGATGCCCAAAGAGGAAGGATGATTGTTTCAACAGAGTACTCATCATTAGAGGATTTGTTATCACAACTACAGATAGCAGCACAAGATCCCATGAGAGGATATGGTTTCTTGAATGTTGTTGTTAGTTTCTTCTCTAACTTTAGAAATTCAGAAGCATCAAGACAATATTCTGAAAGAGATTTTTTGGCTATGGACAAAGTTGgtggtaaaagaaaaaaaacaccccaTCCTGTTGCTGGGTCACCTGAAACATTTGAATTTGAGGATATGAGTGACACTTACTGGACAGACAGGGTCATCCAAAATGGTTCTGAAGAGCAACCTTCACGTAGAAGCAGAAAAAGAGATTATCAAATTGTCCCTGTTCAATTAGAAAATTCTCTTCAAGGGAGTCGTAGGCCATATTCCAGGAAGCGATATTCGGATGGCAATCATGCTGTGGCAACTGAGAAACCTGTTGGCTATGTGGATGAGAATTCACCTGCTGAGATTGTAATGAACTTCTCTGAGGTGAATTCTGTTCCTTCAGAAACAAACCTGAATAAGACATTTAGGCGTTTTGGACCACTGAAGGAATCTGAAACAGAAGTTGATCGCGATACAAGCCGTGCTAGAGTGGTTTTTAAGAAGTCTTCTGATGCAGAAGTTGCTTTCAGTAGTGCTGGAAGGTTCAACATTTTTGGGCCAATGCTAGTAAATTACCAGCTTAGCTATACTCCATCTGCTTTGTTTAAAGCTTCTCCAATGGACACGGCCCTGGACCATGAGATGCAACTGGATCTTGCCGTTCTTGAAGTTAATCTAGTTTGA
- the LOC133862374 gene encoding small ribosomal subunit protein uS12 — MGKTRGMGAGRKLKSHRRRQRWADKSYKKSHLGNEWKKPFAGSSHAKGIVLEKIGIEAKQPNSAIRKCARVQLIKNGKKIAAFVPNDGCLNYIEENDEVLIAGFGRKGHAVGDIPGVRFKVVKVSGVSLLALFKEKKEKPRS; from the exons ATGGg GAAGACACGTGGAATGGGAGCTGGTCGTAAGCTCAAGTCCCACCGCAGAAGGCAGAGGTGGGCTGACAAGTCATATAAGAAGTCTCACCTGGGAAACGAGTGGAAAAAACCATTTGCTGGATCATCCCATGCTAAGGGCATTGTTCTAGAAAAGAT TGGCATTGAGGCTAAGCAGCCAAACTCTGCTATCAGAAAATGTGCTCGTGTTCAGCTgatcaaaaatggaaaaaagatcGCTGCTTTTGTTCCTAATGATGGTTGCTTAAACTACATTGAGGAGAAC GACGAGGTTTTAATTGCAGGATTTGGACGAAAGGGGCATGCTGTGGGAGATATCCCTGGAGTCAGATTCAAGGTTGTGAAGGTATCTGGTGTGTCTCTGCTCGCTCTCtttaaggagaaaaaggaaaagccaAGGTCTTAG